One Sanguibacter keddieii DSM 10542 genomic window carries:
- a CDS encoding helix-turn-helix transcriptional regulator — MSSSNEARDFLVSRRSRVRPEQVGLTAGPNRRVAGLRRGEVAELANISIEYYSKLERGNLSGVSDSVLRSVARALQLDDAETSHLFDLARALSTSPTRRARADPRTSEIRAGLQQTLDAITDGPAIVRNGRMDLLAANALGRALYSDVYLDPRRPANFSRFTFLDRERSERFYPDWGAAADVAVAIMRLEAGRDPHDRDLQDLVGELSTCSADFRERWARHNVRLHAAGVKPFHHAVVGDLDLTYEAFDLAADLGLNLTIYSAPGGSPTADGLRLLASWAATNESEESSSTHHAEHS, encoded by the coding sequence ATGAGCAGCTCGAACGAGGCCCGCGACTTCCTCGTCTCTCGTCGATCACGGGTGCGGCCTGAGCAGGTGGGACTGACCGCCGGCCCCAACAGACGAGTTGCGGGGTTGCGCCGCGGGGAGGTCGCCGAGCTGGCGAACATCAGCATCGAGTACTACTCCAAGCTCGAGCGCGGCAACCTCAGCGGAGTCTCCGATTCGGTGCTTCGCTCCGTGGCTCGCGCCCTTCAGCTCGACGACGCGGAGACCTCGCACTTGTTTGACCTCGCTCGAGCCCTGTCCACCTCACCCACCCGGCGTGCACGCGCTGACCCGCGCACGTCCGAGATCCGGGCCGGGCTCCAGCAGACCCTCGATGCGATCACCGACGGTCCGGCGATCGTGCGCAACGGCCGCATGGACCTGCTGGCCGCCAACGCCCTCGGACGCGCGCTGTACTCCGACGTCTACCTGGACCCGCGTCGGCCGGCGAACTTCTCCAGGTTCACGTTTCTCGACCGGGAGCGGTCCGAGCGCTTCTACCCCGACTGGGGCGCTGCCGCCGACGTCGCCGTGGCGATCATGCGCCTGGAAGCAGGACGTGACCCCCATGACCGTGACCTCCAAGACCTCGTCGGCGAGCTCTCCACCTGCAGCGCAGACTTCCGTGAGCGGTGGGCTCGTCACAACGTGCGCCTGCACGCTGCAGGAGTGAAGCCGTTCCACCATGCGGTAGTCGGTGACCTCGACCTGACCTACGAGGCCTTCGACCTGGCCGCGGACCTCGGCCTCAACCTCACCATCTACTCCGCACCCGGCGGGTCGCCCACGGCAGACGGCCTGCGGCTCTTGGCCAGCTGGGCCGCCACGAACGAGTCGGAGGAGAGCTCCTCCACTCACCACGCCGAGCATTCCTAG
- a CDS encoding NADP-dependent oxidoreductase: protein MRVIGLSEYGAPEVLRTLDIPEPHAGPGQVRIRVHAAAVNPVDAIIRSGGFAGKDEPITDPVVPGMDVAGTIDEVGPEQPGDFDLTVGDPAIGFVVPEGSHGGYSELIVLSSLSVTRKPSTADYPAAASFLSNALTAEITLEHLDLTPGDVLAVTGATGAVGGYLVELAASRGLVVIASASADDTPLVLGFGATHVVDPSADFVDEVRALTGGRGADALADAAILTDQVTGAVRDGGQIAFYLPTAVAPGRGISVFGSYVMRSNLRHDAIDKLARDVEQGHLTTRVAGTLPAADAATAHTLLEQRGRRGRLVLEF, encoded by the coding sequence ATGAGAGTCATCGGTCTGAGCGAGTACGGCGCACCAGAGGTGCTCCGTACCCTCGACATCCCCGAGCCCCACGCCGGTCCAGGACAGGTGCGCATCCGCGTGCACGCCGCGGCCGTCAACCCCGTCGACGCGATCATCCGTTCAGGTGGGTTCGCCGGCAAGGACGAGCCGATCACCGACCCGGTCGTCCCCGGCATGGACGTCGCGGGCACGATCGACGAGGTCGGCCCCGAGCAGCCCGGTGACTTCGACCTCACGGTCGGCGACCCCGCGATCGGGTTCGTCGTGCCTGAGGGCAGCCACGGAGGCTACAGCGAGCTCATCGTCCTGTCGTCCCTGTCGGTGACGCGCAAGCCCAGCACCGCGGACTACCCGGCGGCAGCCTCGTTCCTGTCCAACGCACTGACGGCCGAGATCACGCTCGAGCACCTCGACCTCACCCCCGGCGATGTCCTCGCGGTGACCGGCGCGACCGGCGCCGTCGGCGGGTACCTCGTCGAGCTCGCGGCTTCACGGGGGCTGGTCGTCATCGCCTCGGCCTCGGCCGACGACACGCCTCTGGTGCTGGGCTTCGGTGCGACGCACGTCGTGGACCCTTCTGCTGACTTCGTCGACGAGGTCCGCGCTCTCACCGGAGGACGCGGCGCCGACGCTCTCGCCGACGCCGCGATCCTCACCGACCAGGTCACCGGCGCCGTGCGCGACGGCGGTCAGATCGCCTTCTACCTGCCCACAGCTGTCGCCCCGGGACGCGGCATCTCCGTCTTCGGCTCGTACGTCATGCGCTCCAACCTGCGCCACGACGCGATCGACAAGCTCGCCCGCGACGTCGAGCAGGGGCACCTCACCACCCGGGTCGCCGGCACGCTCCCCGCAGCCGACGCCGCGACCGCCCACACGCTCCTCGAGCAGCGCGGCCGCCGAGGCCGCCTCGTCCTCGAGTTCTGA
- a CDS encoding MFS transporter → MQTGRPSQPCPLAGSSEDPPPGAEDRWAAVGLVAVATFVVVAAEMMPVGLLTPMGSTLQVSEGTVGLSLTITGLVAAATAPLVPAVAGRTDRKKVLVALMALVALSNAVTALAPTFAVLAGARVLLGVSMGGVWALAASLAPVLVSPLAVASATTLIFSGIAVASVLGVPLGTFIGGVAGWRASFWALAAAGALVAASMVVALPSIPPGEQSASAGVRAVLRSPGVRTGLTITALLVAAHFSAYTYVRPALEVLAGVDTSLVATMLLVYGGLGVVGTFVVGRAAVRAPQTVVLVLSSGIAITLLTVGTVVSSPLVAGALVAVWGLLYGGVSVSTQSWVARSAADRERVSALWVAVFNASIAVGALGGGQVYDSAGPARLFWVAAGLAAVALLVAVVGSRSPRHTRARPVR, encoded by the coding sequence ATGCAGACCGGACGACCATCACAGCCCTGCCCCCTTGCCGGCTCCTCGGAGGATCCGCCGCCCGGCGCAGAGGACCGTTGGGCTGCCGTCGGGCTCGTCGCTGTCGCGACCTTCGTCGTCGTGGCCGCCGAGATGATGCCCGTCGGGCTCCTCACGCCCATGGGCTCCACCTTGCAGGTCAGCGAGGGCACCGTGGGCCTCTCGCTGACCATCACCGGACTGGTGGCAGCAGCCACCGCCCCGCTGGTGCCCGCGGTGGCCGGGCGGACCGACCGGAAGAAGGTGCTCGTCGCCCTCATGGCGCTCGTGGCCCTGTCCAACGCGGTCACCGCCCTCGCACCGACCTTCGCGGTCCTGGCCGGCGCCCGTGTCCTGCTGGGGGTGAGCATGGGCGGGGTCTGGGCACTCGCGGCGAGCCTGGCGCCGGTACTGGTGAGCCCACTCGCGGTGGCGTCGGCGACGACGCTCATCTTCAGCGGGATCGCCGTCGCGTCGGTGCTTGGGGTACCGCTCGGGACTTTCATCGGTGGCGTAGCAGGCTGGCGGGCGTCGTTCTGGGCCCTGGCTGCGGCGGGCGCACTGGTCGCTGCTTCGATGGTCGTGGCGCTCCCCTCGATACCCCCGGGAGAGCAGTCGGCGTCGGCTGGTGTCCGGGCCGTCCTGCGCTCCCCGGGCGTCCGGACCGGGCTCACGATCACCGCGCTGCTCGTCGCGGCCCACTTCTCCGCCTACACCTATGTCCGTCCCGCGCTCGAGGTCCTCGCCGGGGTGGACACCTCGCTCGTCGCCACGATGCTGCTGGTCTACGGGGGGCTGGGGGTGGTGGGCACCTTCGTCGTGGGGCGGGCCGCGGTGAGAGCCCCCCAGACTGTGGTCTTGGTCCTCAGCTCCGGGATCGCGATCACGCTGCTCACCGTCGGGACGGTGGTGTCGTCACCGCTGGTCGCCGGCGCGCTCGTCGCGGTCTGGGGGCTGCTCTACGGCGGCGTGTCCGTGAGCACCCAGTCCTGGGTCGCACGGTCTGCCGCCGACCGAGAGAGGGTCTCCGCGCTCTGGGTCGCCGTCTTCAACGCGAGCATCGCCGTGGGCGCTCTCGGCGGTGGCCAGGTCTATGACAGCGCCGGCCCGGCGAGGCTCTTCTGGGTGGCGGCCGGGTTGGCTGCCGTCGCGCTCCTCGTCGCCGTCGTGGGGTCGCGGTCGCCGAGGCATACGAGGGCGAGACCCGTGCGATGA
- a CDS encoding MoaF-related domain-containing protein, which yields MEINAPLPSVGQTWLADLGPDTPLGHFTVEITFDTETQVTFTVTGGAIKGRVETMEYTTTKVRDGLHIVRWTEPDSGDHVTHIEDYTNGACMASSVIGGEFVQLHGTWTRVS from the coding sequence ATGGAGATCAACGCACCCCTCCCCAGCGTCGGACAGACCTGGCTCGCTGACCTCGGCCCCGACACTCCGCTGGGTCACTTCACCGTCGAGATCACCTTCGACACCGAGACCCAGGTGACCTTCACCGTCACCGGCGGAGCCATCAAGGGCCGTGTCGAGACGATGGAGTACACCACCACGAAGGTCCGCGACGGACTGCACATCGTCCGCTGGACCGAGCCGGACTCCGGTGACCACGTCACCCACATCGAGGACTACACCAACGGTGCATGCATGGCTTCCTCCGTCATCGGCGGAGAGTTCGTCCAGCTGCACGGCACCTGGACCCGGGTCAGCTGA
- a CDS encoding SDR family NAD(P)-dependent oxidoreductase, translating to MNTIAIIGAGPGLGAAAARRFGHEGYAVALISRSQERAEALAAELTSEGITAAGFAADVRRPTALTSALERAAHQLGAVEVLQYSPVPHEDFMHPVLETTVEDLRGALEFSVLGPLAAVTQVLPGMRTAGTGTILFVNGGTAVRPKPGFAGTSIAFAGESAYAQMLHSVLADASIHVSQLIIPGAIAPASQHSSPTAIAQLLWTMHTERTTFRHFTRDIDA from the coding sequence ATGAACACCATCGCCATCATCGGAGCCGGTCCCGGCCTAGGTGCCGCGGCAGCCCGCCGGTTCGGGCACGAGGGCTACGCCGTCGCTCTGATCTCTCGCAGCCAAGAGCGCGCCGAGGCTCTCGCCGCCGAGCTCACCTCCGAAGGCATCACCGCTGCTGGGTTCGCCGCCGACGTACGTAGACCCACCGCGCTGACCTCAGCGCTCGAGCGCGCAGCCCACCAGCTCGGCGCCGTCGAGGTGCTCCAGTACAGCCCCGTCCCGCACGAGGACTTCATGCACCCTGTCTTGGAGACGACTGTCGAAGATCTGCGCGGGGCACTGGAGTTCTCGGTCCTGGGCCCTCTCGCCGCAGTCACCCAGGTGCTGCCGGGCATGCGTACCGCGGGGACCGGGACGATCCTGTTCGTCAACGGTGGGACGGCTGTGCGCCCGAAGCCCGGTTTCGCCGGTACCTCCATCGCCTTCGCCGGAGAGAGCGCCTACGCCCAGATGCTCCACTCGGTCCTTGCTGACGCCAGCATCCACGTCAGCCAGCTGATCATCCCTGGGGCGATTGCCCCTGCATCGCAGCACTCATCCCCTACCGCCATCGCGCAGCTCCTCTGGACGATGCACACCGAGCGCACCACTTTCCGGCACTTCACCCGAGACATCGACGCCTGA
- a CDS encoding MFS transporter has protein sequence MSPSTTVSTTPPATRLPIAALSVFALLGFVLISTETMPAGILPQIAGGMDTSVGLAGQLVSAYALGTVLITIPAITLTRSRRRKPLFLAGTVLFVVANTITAISSDIALSLVSRFIAGGLSGMLWGMFAGYAVRITPPSLTGRALSIVATGAPVGIAFGTPLGTWLGTTFDWRWSFGGLTIITLAVLALAALLLPDAPGQGAMGRLPLTRVLKIPGVAAILMVIFAWMLGNSTTYTYITPYLEAARSGVSIELLLVVFGIASIGGIAMTATFIDKAPRALVVLSLIAFASGGLILCVGHRWPVAIYAGAVLWGMGFGGASPQMQRPLTAVSGENADVANSFLPVAFNLAIFGAGVLGALLLTNADGLILPLTMTASGVAALIVVVAFRSSIYPARRR, from the coding sequence GTGAGCCCCAGCACCACGGTGAGCACCACCCCACCAGCTACTCGTCTGCCGATCGCGGCCCTGTCGGTCTTCGCGCTGCTCGGGTTCGTACTCATCTCGACCGAGACCATGCCAGCGGGGATCTTGCCCCAGATCGCCGGCGGCATGGACACCTCCGTCGGGCTCGCCGGACAACTCGTGAGCGCCTACGCCCTGGGCACCGTGCTCATCACCATCCCGGCGATCACCCTCACCCGCAGCCGGCGCCGCAAGCCCTTGTTCCTGGCCGGGACCGTCCTCTTCGTGGTCGCCAACACGATCACAGCGATCTCCTCCGACATCGCCCTCTCGCTCGTCTCCCGCTTCATCGCCGGCGGGCTCTCGGGGATGCTGTGGGGAATGTTCGCCGGCTACGCCGTGCGGATCACCCCGCCGAGCCTGACAGGACGAGCACTCTCGATCGTCGCCACCGGCGCTCCCGTGGGTATCGCCTTCGGCACCCCGCTGGGGACATGGCTGGGCACCACCTTCGACTGGCGCTGGTCCTTCGGTGGCCTGACGATCATCACCCTGGCCGTCCTGGCCCTCGCAGCACTCTTGCTGCCAGACGCCCCCGGTCAGGGTGCTATGGGCCGCCTGCCGCTGACACGGGTCCTCAAGATCCCAGGGGTCGCCGCGATCCTCATGGTGATCTTCGCCTGGATGCTGGGCAACAGCACCACATACACCTACATCACCCCCTACCTCGAAGCCGCCCGGTCCGGGGTGAGCATCGAGCTCCTGCTCGTCGTCTTCGGCATCGCCTCCATCGGAGGCATCGCCATGACCGCGACCTTCATCGACAAGGCACCCCGCGCCCTGGTCGTCCTCAGCCTCATCGCCTTCGCCAGCGGCGGGCTCATCCTGTGCGTCGGGCACCGGTGGCCGGTCGCGATCTACGCCGGTGCCGTCTTGTGGGGCATGGGCTTCGGCGGTGCCTCACCGCAGATGCAGCGCCCGCTGACCGCCGTCAGCGGCGAGAACGCCGACGTCGCGAACTCCTTCCTGCCCGTGGCGTTCAACCTCGCGATCTTCGGCGCCGGCGTCCTGGGCGCCCTGCTGCTCACCAACGCCGATGGACTGATCCTCCCGCTGACGATGACCGCCTCAGGCGTGGCTGCCCTGATCGTCGTCGTAGCCTTCCGCAGCTCGATCTACCCAGCTCGACGTCGTTGA
- a CDS encoding cyclophilin-like fold protein has product MRTPLILSATLTALLVLAGCGDADAPDAPSGAAAPSTSPVPSTQPSPSAPEPAPAPTAAPDEGVVGAVVRFSSGQTSIDVTIGEDNPTVRDLLSILPVTTTVEEFAGREKIAYLDRQLDTSGSPGSDPEDGDLIYFTPWGNLGLYYDASGIGYSDQTVHIGTYDASEEELSALEGGDVTISVVP; this is encoded by the coding sequence ATGCGCACACCACTGATCCTCAGCGCCACGCTCACGGCCCTGCTCGTCCTGGCTGGGTGCGGCGACGCCGACGCCCCCGACGCGCCGTCGGGCGCTGCCGCGCCGAGCACGTCACCAGTGCCGTCGACGCAGCCCTCACCGTCGGCCCCAGAGCCCGCACCGGCGCCGACGGCCGCGCCTGATGAGGGGGTGGTGGGGGCCGTGGTCCGGTTCTCCTCGGGCCAGACGTCGATCGACGTCACCATCGGCGAAGACAACCCCACGGTCCGCGACCTGCTGTCGATCTTGCCGGTGACCACGACGGTCGAGGAGTTCGCCGGCCGCGAGAAGATCGCCTACCTCGACCGCCAGCTCGACACCTCAGGGTCCCCAGGGTCAGACCCCGAAGACGGAGACCTCATCTACTTCACGCCCTGGGGGAACCTCGGTCTCTACTACGACGCCTCCGGGATCGGGTACTCCGACCAGACAGTCCACATCGGGACCTACGACGCCTCAGAAGAAGAGCTGTCGGCCCTGGAAGGTGGAGACGTCACCATCAGCGTCGTGCCATGA
- a CDS encoding zinc-binding dehydrogenase, translating to MKAALMFGAGDVRVAEVPDPVIRNSTDALIRVTYACVCGSDLHPYHGLEDTPEGQSMGHESIGVVEEIGADVRTLAVGDTVIVPFAWSDGTCAFCQEGINTSCVHGGFFSGAQAEKMIVPYADGTAVVVPAGTDESLMPSLLTLSDVYLTGYHAAVRGGVTTGTTVTVIGDGAVGLSAVLAAKQLGAETIILMGRHTARTDLGREFGATHVVAERGDKGVAKVMEITGGLGTHAVLEAVGHMPAYDQAYRIVRPGGTISRVGLPQYEDAPVGFGSLFGKNATLTGGPAPVRAYLEQILPQLLDGTINPGRVFDRELPLAEITEAYRLMDSREAIKVLIRP from the coding sequence ATGAAGGCAGCACTGATGTTCGGCGCGGGAGACGTCCGCGTCGCCGAAGTTCCCGACCCCGTCATCCGGAACTCCACCGACGCCCTGATCCGCGTCACCTACGCGTGCGTGTGCGGCTCCGACCTGCACCCGTACCACGGCCTCGAAGACACCCCCGAGGGCCAGAGCATGGGACACGAGTCCATCGGAGTCGTGGAAGAGATCGGGGCGGACGTCCGTACGCTCGCCGTCGGCGACACCGTGATCGTGCCTTTCGCGTGGTCTGACGGCACGTGCGCGTTCTGCCAGGAGGGCATCAACACCTCCTGCGTCCACGGTGGCTTCTTCAGCGGGGCCCAGGCCGAGAAGATGATCGTGCCCTACGCCGACGGGACGGCAGTGGTCGTCCCCGCCGGGACCGACGAGTCGCTGATGCCGAGCCTGCTCACCCTCTCCGACGTCTACCTGACCGGCTACCACGCAGCCGTCCGCGGAGGCGTCACCACCGGCACGACCGTCACCGTGATCGGCGACGGGGCTGTGGGCCTCTCGGCCGTCCTGGCCGCCAAGCAGCTGGGCGCAGAGACCATCATCCTCATGGGTCGCCACACCGCTCGCACCGACCTCGGCCGCGAGTTCGGTGCGACGCACGTCGTCGCCGAGCGCGGCGACAAGGGCGTGGCGAAGGTCATGGAGATCACCGGTGGGCTCGGCACCCACGCCGTGCTCGAAGCAGTCGGGCACATGCCCGCCTACGATCAGGCCTACCGCATCGTGCGCCCGGGCGGCACGATCAGCCGGGTCGGGCTCCCCCAGTACGAAGACGCCCCCGTGGGCTTCGGCTCGCTGTTCGGGAAGAACGCGACCCTGACCGGCGGTCCCGCCCCTGTCCGGGCCTACCTCGAGCAGATCCTGCCTCAGCTGCTCGACGGGACGATCAACCCCGGCCGTGTCTTCGACCGGGAGCTTCCTCTCGCGGAGATCACCGAGGCCTACCGGCTGATGGACTCGCGTGAGGCGATCAAGGTGCTCATCCGCCCCTGA
- a CDS encoding LysR family transcriptional regulator yields the protein MALAELPAQEIECFLVLAEELHFGRTGERLFISQSRVSQLVSAFERRIGASLVARTSRRVELTAFGAELAASLGPAHHALVSILDDARVRARSTPVPLRVGFQGAVYPALAAALNQFTRDCPQHVVTTRELPLGDPFTEVLAGRLDAAIVLLPVDEPGLVTGVVFSEQPPVLVVPAEHPFAALGEVSAERLAEITTVPVTGPAPRYWLDVHAPPATPDGRRLSVRGGAETIQEGLSQVASAQVGMILCAATAESHRRPDVASVPIVGMPSSALALVWRADRETAQLRRLARTIGACVLPGDAERGPVT from the coding sequence GTGGCGTTGGCAGAGCTTCCAGCTCAGGAGATCGAGTGCTTCTTGGTCCTCGCCGAGGAGCTCCACTTCGGACGGACCGGAGAGCGCCTGTTCATCTCCCAGAGCCGTGTCAGCCAGCTCGTCAGCGCCTTCGAGCGACGCATCGGCGCCTCCCTCGTCGCACGCACCAGCCGACGGGTCGAGCTCACCGCCTTCGGCGCGGAGCTCGCCGCCTCGCTGGGCCCCGCTCACCACGCTCTCGTGTCGATCCTCGACGACGCCAGGGTGCGCGCCCGCAGCACACCCGTGCCGCTGCGGGTGGGTTTCCAGGGGGCGGTCTACCCCGCGCTGGCAGCAGCACTGAACCAGTTCACCCGAGACTGCCCCCAGCACGTGGTGACCACCCGAGAGCTGCCGCTGGGCGACCCGTTCACCGAGGTGCTCGCCGGCCGGCTCGACGCGGCGATCGTGCTGCTCCCCGTCGACGAGCCCGGGCTCGTCACCGGGGTGGTCTTCTCCGAGCAGCCGCCGGTGCTCGTCGTCCCGGCGGAACACCCGTTCGCGGCGCTGGGGGAGGTCTCGGCCGAGCGCCTCGCAGAGATCACCACGGTCCCCGTCACCGGGCCCGCGCCCCGGTACTGGCTGGACGTGCACGCCCCTCCGGCCACCCCTGACGGACGCAGGCTCTCGGTGCGCGGAGGCGCTGAGACCATCCAAGAAGGGCTCTCCCAGGTGGCCTCGGCGCAGGTGGGGATGATCCTGTGCGCCGCGACGGCGGAGTCCCACCGACGCCCCGACGTGGCGTCCGTGCCGATCGTCGGGATGCCGAGCTCCGCGCTGGCCCTCGTGTGGCGCGCTGACCGGGAGACCGCCCAGCTGCGCCGGCTCGCCCGCACCATCGGTGCGTGTGTGCTGCCCGGTGACGCCGAGCGGGGCCCGGTGACGTGA
- a CDS encoding LysR family transcriptional regulator, whose protein sequence is MDLEPRALRSFLAVADVLHFGRAAETMRVAQPALSQQIRRLERDLGVELFVRTSRSVALTPAGRVLRDRARALLAQGEKDAEEVVRVARGEQGRLDVGFVSSALPLGPVRLVQQFRDEHPLVQVHLTEGWTAHLLERLLRGDLDLAIVRDPDPMDGVRLTPFHSERYVAAVPSGHRLAGRSSVRGPELAGDPFVFFPPGAGALATARNLAPVVAGGVVPEVVQEASSWTTLLHLVAAGIGVTVAPVSALLGAPDEVVTLELEGDHEPSTLAWASRADDTRPVLRRFMDAV, encoded by the coding sequence ATGGATCTTGAGCCGCGCGCCCTACGCTCCTTCCTCGCTGTCGCGGACGTCCTGCACTTCGGACGTGCCGCCGAGACGATGCGGGTCGCCCAACCAGCCCTGTCCCAGCAGATCCGCAGGCTCGAGCGCGACCTCGGCGTCGAGCTGTTCGTCAGGACGTCGCGCAGCGTGGCCCTCACGCCAGCGGGCCGGGTACTGCGCGACCGCGCCCGGGCCCTGCTGGCCCAAGGCGAGAAGGACGCCGAAGAGGTGGTCCGGGTCGCCCGGGGCGAGCAAGGGCGGCTCGACGTCGGCTTCGTCAGCTCGGCGCTGCCGCTCGGCCCCGTCCGGCTCGTCCAGCAGTTCCGCGACGAGCACCCGCTCGTGCAGGTGCACCTCACCGAGGGTTGGACGGCCCACCTCCTCGAGCGCCTCCTCCGGGGGGACCTCGACCTCGCGATCGTCCGGGACCCCGACCCGATGGACGGCGTACGGCTCACGCCCTTCCACTCCGAGCGGTACGTCGCCGCGGTCCCGTCTGGGCACCGGCTCGCCGGCAGGTCCAGCGTCCGCGGCCCCGAGCTCGCCGGCGATCCCTTCGTGTTCTTCCCGCCCGGCGCCGGCGCTCTCGCGACCGCACGCAACCTCGCCCCGGTCGTCGCGGGCGGCGTCGTCCCCGAGGTGGTGCAGGAGGCGTCGAGCTGGACCACGCTGCTGCACCTCGTCGCCGCAGGGATCGGGGTGACCGTCGCCCCGGTGAGCGCGCTGCTCGGCGCCCCGGACGAGGTCGTCACGCTCGAGCTCGAGGGAGACCACGAGCCCAGCACCCTCGCCTGGGCGTCTCGCGCCGACGACACGAGACCGGTGCTGAGGCGATTCATGGACGCCGTCTGA
- a CDS encoding GNAT family N-acetyltransferase: MTLTTVTIAPMDGAADARAFYDLNARWITQHFALEDSDLAVMTDPETAVVAAGGAVLVAREGERCIGCVALLPHAPGVAELAKMTVDPDHRGAGVGRALITAAIDRARSMGFDRLVLESNTALVAAVRLYESVGFRHVPVDERQPSPYARADVFMDLDLTRLPVGHRPGPSVELHSH, encoded by the coding sequence ATGACCTTGACCACTGTCACCATCGCACCGATGGACGGCGCCGCCGATGCGCGCGCCTTCTACGACCTCAACGCCCGGTGGATCACCCAGCACTTCGCCCTCGAGGACTCCGACCTCGCCGTGATGACCGACCCCGAGACCGCGGTCGTCGCCGCCGGGGGTGCCGTGCTCGTCGCCCGTGAGGGCGAGCGGTGCATCGGGTGCGTCGCGCTGCTCCCCCACGCCCCCGGCGTCGCCGAGCTCGCGAAGATGACCGTCGACCCCGACCACCGCGGTGCGGGGGTCGGCCGGGCACTCATCACGGCCGCGATCGACCGCGCCCGCTCCATGGGCTTCGACAGGCTCGTCCTGGAGAGCAACACGGCGCTGGTCGCCGCGGTGCGGCTCTACGAGTCCGTCGGGTTCCGGCACGTCCCCGTCGACGAGCGCCAGCCGTCGCCGTACGCACGTGCCGACGTGTTCATGGACCTGGACCTGACCCGCCTGCCCGTGGGGCACCGTCCCGGCCCGTCGGTGGAGCTGCACAGCCACTGA